Proteins co-encoded in one Nicotiana sylvestris chromosome 7, ASM39365v2, whole genome shotgun sequence genomic window:
- the LOC104238816 gene encoding transcriptional regulator TAC1-like, whose protein sequence is MESDLNSSNFDKYQITWKSDELGLSQVKFYRCSFCKRGFSNAQALGGHMNIHRKDRAKLREIPSETLDIKKSVSPSPDTVAPYDDESVQKKVSSDDTSSPSKRPCVTPEEEHDDHHRYHQHHISKTKDGNHDYPISKAKDIDNHELIIGGDLLQLPLFVDFPSKEVINCVETQEGNKGMQLSDDSELDLELRLGPEPPESSMKS, encoded by the coding sequence ATGGAAAGTGATCTTAATTCTTCCAATTTCGACAAGTACCAAATAACATGGAAATCGGACGAATTAGGCCTAAGCCAAGTTAAGTTTTATAGGTGTAGCTTTTGTAAACGAGGTTTCTCCAATGCACAAGCGTTAGGTGGACACATGAACATTCATAGAAAAGATAGAGCCAAGCTTAGAGAAATTCCGAGCGAAACTTTAGATATCAAGAAGTCTGTCAGTCCTTCTCCTGATACTGTAGCGCCATATGATGATGAATCAGTGCAAAAAAAAGTATCTAGCGATGACACGAGTAGTCCCTCAAAAAGGCCATGTGTTACCCCCGAAGAAGAACATGATGATCATCATCGTTATCATCAACATCATATTTCGAAAACAAAAGATGGAAATCATGATTATCCTATTTCAAAAGCAAAAGATATTGACAATCATGAGTTGATTATTGGAGGTGATCTTTTGCAATTGCCTTTGTTTGTGGATTTTCCATCAAAAGAAGTAATCAATTGTGTGGAAACGCaagaaggaaataaaggcatGCAACTGAGTGATGATTCAGAACTGGACCTTGAGCTTCGGTTAGGACCCGAACCTCCCGAGTCCTCAATGAAATCATAG